From Deltaproteobacteria bacterium:
TCGCTCTCCTCTTCCTTCGCGGCGGCGCCGTGCCCGCCCCCGTGCTTGCCGCCGCCCTTCTTCTCCGAGCGGTCGCCGAGGGTGGCGGCGAGGGTGAGCTCCTCCTCACCGCGCTTCACGATCACCTCGATGACGTCCCCCGGCTTGTGATCGCGCAGGACGAAGGTCATGTCGTAGAGGTTGTCGACGCCCCGGCCGCCCATCGAGACGATCACGTCGCCGCCCTTCAGGCCGGCCGTCTTCGCCGGGCCCGAGGGGTTCACCCCGGAGATCTTCACGCCGCCGGCGGCGCCGGGGCTCATGGCGGTGTAGTCGGGGATGGTGCCGAGCCAGGCGCCGAAGCCCCGGCTGTCGCCGGAGAAGGTCGGGCCGCTGGTGCTCTCGCGGTAGGCGATCCGGGTCTCGGCGGTCGCGGCCTTCAGGGCCACGCCGGCCACGGTGACCATCACCTTCTCGGCGCCGTCGTAGTCGATCTTCGGCTCGTCGTCGGAGGGGGAGTGGTAGTCCTCGTGGGCGCCGGTGAAGAAGTGCAGCACCGGCACGCCGTTGGCGTAGAAGGGGGTCTGGTCGCTGGGGCCGTAGCCGTCGCCCTGGGTCTGCAGCTTCACCTCCGCGAGCGTCGCGGCCTCCTGGGTCCAGCCGTCGATGGAGGTGCCGCTCTCGGTGCCGAGGACGACGAGGGTGTCGTCCTTCATGCGGCCGATCATGTCGAGGTTGAGCATGAGGTTGGTGGCCGAGAGCTTCTCCACCGGCGCCTCGACGTAGTGGGAGGAGCCGGCCAGCCCCACCTCCTCGCCGTTGAAGGCGGCGAAGACGAAGCTGCGGTGGCTCTCGGCCCCGGCCAGGGCCTCGGAGGCCCGCAGGCGGCGGGCCAGGATGGGCAGGGCCGCGGCGCCCGAGGCGTTGTCGTCGGCCCCGTTGTGGATGGCCCGCTCGCCGGGGCTCATGGTGCCCGACTGGCCGTAGCCGAGGTGGTCGAAGTGCGCGCCGATGACGACGGTCTCCTCCGCCAGGGCGCCCTTGCCCGGCAGGCGGCCCAGCACGTTGCAGAGGTTGCGCTGCTCGCGCTCGAGGACGACCTGCCCCTTCACCTTGCCCAGGCTCTTGGGGCTGCTCTTGAAGGTCTCGTCGATGGCCTTCACCTCCGAGAGCAGGTCGGTGCCGGCGGCGGTGAGCCAGACGTCGGCCACGGCGGGCAGGAGGTGGAGCACCGGCAGGCCGGCGGAGCTCTGGGCCTCGGTGGGGGAGAGGCGGGCGACCTTGCGGTCGGGCTCCTCGCCCTCCTCCGGCGGGGTGACGAAGATGACCGCCTTCGCGCCCCGGCCCTTCGCCTCGAAGACCTTCCGGCGCAGCTCGGAGTGCCGGCTGGGGCGGTCACCGTTGAGCGGGCTCTCGGGGTCCTTCTCCCGCGGCTCGAAGCGCAGCATCAGCAGGACCTTGCCGGCGGCGTCGAAGCCCTCGTAGTCGCTGTAGCCCTCGTCCGGGGCGTGGATGCCGTAGCCGACGAAGTAGAGCTCGCCCTCGAAGGGCGCCGAGACCGAGAAGGGCGCCGTGCCCAGCTTGCTCGTGGCCACCCCCTCGCCCTCGCGGGAGAGCTCGAGGGTCTCGACCTTCGTCTCGACCGGGTGGTCGAAGCACTGCATCCAGCCGCCCTCGGCGCCGGCCGGCTCGAGGCCGGAGTCGGCGAAGGTGCGGGCCAGCAGCTCCGCGGCCTTCTTGTTGCCCTCGGTGCGCACGCCCCGTCCCTCGAGGGCGTCCGAGGCCAGGGCCCGCAAGATCTCCCGGTACTCCTCGACGGTGGAGGGGCGGATCGGGCGCGGGGGCGGCTTCAGCGCGGCGCAGGCCCCGGCCCCGAGGAGGAGGGCCGGCGCGGCGAGGAGGAGGGCGGCGACGAGGGCGAGCACGGAAGAGGTCGGCTTCATGGGGCGCAAAATTCCCTGCTTCGGCGCCGGTTTCAAGGGCGCGCGGATGTCGCTCGCCCCGGCCGGGCGCCTTGGGGTAGTAGAGGAGGGGGGACCGCACCGGTCGCCGGGAGGAGAGGACATGCCGAATCTGCAGCTCGAGCCCAAGCAGAATCTCTCGTCGTTCCGAAAGATCGCCCTGGGGACCTGGAAGACGGCCTACGACCCCAGCGTCTACGGCAGCATGGATCTCGATGTCACCGAGACCATGGAGTACATCGAGCAGTTCCGGGCGAAGACCGGGCGCAAGCTGACGGTCACCCACCTCCTGGCCCGCACCGCCGGGGCCGTGATGGAGGAGATGCCCGACGCCAACTCGATCCTGCGCTGGGGCCGCCTCTACGTGCGCAAGCAGGTCGGCGTCTTCTTCCAGGTCGCGATGGAGGATCCGGAGACCGGCGAGATCGATCTCTCGGGCGCCACGGTCCACGACCCCGAGAAGATGAGCATCGTCGAGCTGATGGACGCCTTCGACTCGCAGGTGAAGAAGGTGCGCAAGGGCGAGGACGAGAAGCTCGAGTCCTCCCGCAACCTCTTCAGGAGCCTGCCCTGGTTCCTGGTCTGGCCGATCCTCAACCTCATCGGCTTCCTCGGCTACACCCTCAACCTCGACCTGCGCTTGCTCGGCGTGCCCAAGGACGCCTTCGGCTCGCTGATGATCACCAACATCGGCTCCCTGGGGCTCTCCGAGGCCTACGTGCCCCTGGTCCCCTACAGCCGCATCCCCCTGCTGCTGGCGGTGGGTGAGGTGAAGGACCGGGCGGTGGTGGTCGATGGCGAGATCGCGATCCGGAAGATCATGCGGATCTCGGCCACCTTCGATCACCGGGTCCTCGACGGGATGCACGCCTCCGTGATGGCCCGGGTGATGCGCCAGTGGATGGAGCACCCCTTCGAGCACTTCGATCCGATCGACGACCTGAGCGCCGAGCCCGCTCAGCTCGAGGCGGCCGAGGGCGAGGGCGCCTGAAGAGAGCGCGGTGAAGGGCGTCCCCGAGAGCGCGCTCCTCGCGGCCCGGACCCTGGCCGCGCAGGGTGAGGCGGCCCCGGGCCGGCCCCGGGGCCCCCGCGCGCTGGTCTGCGTCGTGGGGACCGAGCTCTGGCCGGCCCTCGGGGTGGCGGCCTGGGTGGCGCCCGAGCAGATCCTCCTCTTGCGCCTGGCCCGCCCGCCCGGGGACGACGGCGCCCCCAACCTGATGGAGGCCCTGGCCCGGGTCTGCGAGATCTCCTTCGATCGGATCGAGCAGCAGTGGCTCGAGGGCGAGGCCGAGGCGGCCCTCTACGGAGAGGTCCGGGACTTCCTCTCCCGCGGCAAGCTCGATCCGGCCCGGGTGGTGGTGGACGTGAGCGGGGCCGATCCCCTGGGGCGGGCGGCCGGCGCGCTGGTGGCCGAGGCCGCCGGGGCCCGGCTGGCGCTGCTCTCCGGGGCAGAGGGCGAGGAGCAGGTGCGGCTCCTGGCGAGCCCGACCCGGGCCTCCGGCACCGACGCGCTGGCGCGGGTGCGCGAGGCCTTCGACGGCGGCCGCTACGCCGACGCCGAGGTCCGGGCCCGGGAGCTGGCCGGGCAGCTCTACGAGCCGCGGGAGGCCGAGGCCCTGGCCAGCCTGGCCGCGGGCTACGGCGCCTGGCACCGCTTCGACTTCGAGGCCGCCGAGGCGCCGCTGGCCGACTTCCTCGAGCTGACCCGGAAGCACGAGGGGCAGGGGGGCTGGGCCTGGGCCGCCGAGCTCCGCGAGCGGGTGGGGGAGAACCTCGAGGCCCTGCGCGAGCTGCGCCGGGTGCCCGAGCGCCCCGCGCGGCTCGAGGAGGGGCTGCCGGCGATCCTGAACCACCTCGCCGCGACCCACCGGGCCATGACCCAGGTCGATCTCGACGACGCCCTGCTCCTGCTCCACGGCGCGGTCGAGCGCTGGGTCGATCTCGTCCTGCGCTGCGAGCACGCGCTCGATCCGGACGACCACGCGGTGATCCCGCTCCCCGATCCCGAGGTCGAGGCCCGCTTCCACGCGCTGGGGGAGCAGCTCTTCGAGGGCTACCGGCCCCTGCCGGCCCAGGGGCCGCTCCTCTTCCGCCGGGCGGTGCAGCTGCTCGGCGCCCTCGACGCCGATCGCATCACCCCGGGAGACCTGGGCTGGCTGCAGGGCCTGGGGCACATGCGCAACGCGCTGGCCCACGCCCTGGTGCCCACCCACCCGACGGCGAAGCTGCTGCAGCCCAAGCTCGGGCGGGTCGAGGCCTGGTTCGAGGGGCAGCTGGGGGAGGGCGCGCTCTCGCGGCGGCTGCGGCGCTTCACCTTCCCGCCGCTGGGCTAGCCACCAGGGGGCTTTCCGTCAGGTCCCGGGTGGGATGCCGCGCTGCGCCACGCTGGAATGACGCGGTGCTCCGTGATACCCGATCCGGTCACCACGAACCCCCTTCCAGGAGACATTCCATGCCCGAGTTCTCTGCCGACGTCCGTGACCTGAAGTTCGTGCTCTTCGAGCAGGGTGGCTTCGAGAAGCTCCTCGAGACCCCGAAGTACGCCGAGCTCGATCGGGAGACCGCCGAGGCCATGCTCGACGAGGCCTACAAGTTCGCGAGGGAGCAGCTCGCTCCGCTCAACGGCCCCGCCGACAAGAACGGCGCGACCTACGACAAGGCCACCAGCAAGGTGACGCTCCCCGAGGGCTTCAAGCCCGCCTACGAGCTCTTCAGCCAGAACGGCTGGCTCTCCATGGCGCACTCCGCCGAGTGGGGCGGCATGGGCATGCCCTACTCCCTGGGCCTGGCCTGCAACGACTTCTTCTTCGGCGCCTGCCTCTCCTTCTGCCTCAACGCCCTCCTCGGTGTGGGCAGCGCCCACCTCATCGAGGTCTTCGGCAGCGACGAGCTGAAGAAGACCTACCTCGAGAAGATGTACTCCGGAGAGTGGGCCGGCACGATGTGCCTCACCGAGTCCCAGGCCGGCACCGACGTCGGCGCCCTGCGCACCAAGGCGAAGAGGGACGGCGACCACTACCTCATCGAGGGTGAGAAGATCTTCATCACCTTCGGCGACCACGACCTCACCGACAATATCGTCCACGCCGTGCTGGCCCGCATCGAGGGCGCCCCCGAGGGCACCAAGGGCATCTCGCTCTTCGCCGTGCCGAAGTACCGGGTGAACGCCGACGGCAGCATCGGTGAGCCCAACGACGTGCGCTGCTCCGGCATCGAGCACAAGATGGGCATCCACGGCTCGCCCACCTGCACCATGGTCTTCGGCGAGAACGAGGCCTGCCACGGCTACCTCCTCGGCGAGGAGAACAAGGGCATGCGGGCCATGTTCCAGATGATGAACGAGGCCCGGATCTCGGTCGGCCTGCAGGGCGCCTCGGGCGCCAACGCCGCCTTCCGCTACGCCCTCGACTACGCCAAGGAGCGGGTGCAGAGCCCCGACCTGATGAAGGGCAAGGACTCCAGGCCCACCACCATCATCCACCACCCCGACGTCCGCCGGATGCTCTCCTGGCAGAAGGCCATCTCCGAGGGTCTCCGGGCCCTGCTGGTGCGCACGGCCATCTGGGAGGACCTCTCCCACGCCGCCGAGGACGAGGCCGAGCGGGCCAAGTACGAGGGGCTGGTCGCCCTGCTCACCCCGGTGTGCAAGGCCTACGCCTCCGACATGGGCTTCCGCTCCATCGAGATGGCGGTCCAGACCCTGGGCGGCTACGGCTACACCTCGGAGTACCCGGTGGAGCAGTACCTGCGCGACACCAAGATCGCCTCGATCTACGAGGGGACCAACGGCGTGCAGGCCCTCGACCTGGTCGGCCGCAAGCTGGGCCTCAACGGCGGCCAGGCGGTGCAGGACCTCTCGGCCATCGTGATGGGCACCATCGGCGCCACCGCCGAGAACCCCGAGCTGGCCGGCGCCTCGAAGGCCCTGGGCGGCGCGCTGCAGGATCTGGGCGGCGTGACGATGAAGTTCGCCCAGGAGGGCCGCGAGAACCCGATGCTGCCGGTGCTGAACGCCGCCCCCTACCTCGACCTCTTCGGCCTGGTGGTGCTCGGCTGGCTGCTCCTCGAGCAGGCCTCCCTGGCCCTGCCGAAGCTGGAGGCGATCGCCAAGGCCAAGGGCGTGGATCTCTCCGACGCCAAGGCCCGCGCGGGCCTGTGCAAGGACGATCCCGAGGCGGCCTACTACGAGGGCAAGATCCAGACCGCGAACTTCTACGCGGCGCGCGAGCTGCCCCTGGCGCGCGGCAAGGCGAAGGCCATCTCGGCGGACGACGTCACGCCGATGACCATGCCCTTCTGACTAGTGGGGGGAGCGTCAGCTCCCCCCACACCCCCCAGCTCGGGCCAGGGGTACACGGCTCCGCGACCCGCATCCGGCTAGGCGCCGGCTGCGGGTCGCTTCGGTTTCGGGGTGCCCGGTTGCGGGTCTCGCACCGGGCGAGATTCGGTCCCCGCAAGAGGCCGTAGCGAAGCGGGACCTCCATGGAGACCAGCGGCACGGAATGGACTGAACATTCCGCCGGGAACTCGAACCTGTCCGTGAAGTCCTTTGCGCACGCCACGCCCGCCAGGCTCAGCGCGAGGACCAGAATTGCAGTGATGGAGAGGCTCTTCATTGGCTCGGCGTTGTTGCCGGCCACCGTGAGGTGCCTCCGCGACCCTGAAGGCCAGGGACACGGATCGGCACTCGACTCCTCGAGCGCCCTCAGCCTTCCGCGAACCTCAGTGCACCTGCCGCGGCCACTTGGGAACGACCACCCCGAGGGAGACGATCATCCGGAAGGCCTCGTCCACGCTCATCTCCAGCTCCACCACGTCGTCCGCCGGGACCATGAGGATGAAGCCCGAGGTCGGGTTCGGCGTCGTGGGCAGGAAGACCGCCACCACCTCCGACTCGGTCTTCTCCTGCACCTCCCCCAGCCGCGAGCCGGTGAGGAAGGCGATGGCCCGCGAGTCCCGGTGCGGCCAGCGGATCAGCACGACCTTGCGGAACGACTTGCTGTCCGGCGCCAGCACCGTCTCGGCCAGCTGCTTGCTGCCCCGGTAGAGGCTGCCGACGAAGGGGATCCGGCCCAGGAGCGCCTCGCCGGCGGCGACCAGCCGGTGGCCGAAGAAGTGGGTGACGGCCAGGCCCGTGAGGAAGAGCAGGACCAGGGCCAGGAGGATGCCCAGGCCCGGGATCTCGAAGCCGAGCAGCTCCGAGGGGCGGATGGCCTTCGGCACCAGCACGAGGAGCTTGTCCACCAGCTGGACCAGGAAGCGCAGCACGAAGAAGGTGATCATCACCGGCACCCAGATCAAGAGACCGGTGATCAGGTACTTGCGGACGAAGTGTCTCGGCGGCGTGCGTTCTGGCTCCACGGCCCCCATCCTAGGCCCGCCGGCGCCCGGCACCCACCCATCCTTTTCGCTGCCCTCTCCTTTCTCCGTGTCGATCCCGAGCCCCTTTGGGGTATGCCTGCACCCGCACCCCAGCTTCGAAAGCGAGCCCAGCAGTTGAAGATCGGCATCCTCTCCCGCAAGCCCTCCCTCTACTCGACGCGGCGCCTCAAGGAGGCCGCCCGCGCGCGGGGCCACAGCGTCACGGTCGTCGACTACTCGCGCTGCTACATGAACATCACCTCCCACCGCCCGGCGGTGCTCTTCAAGGGCAAGGCGCTCTCCTTCGACGCCATCATCCCGCGCAT
This genomic window contains:
- a CDS encoding M28 family peptidase — protein: MKPTSSVLALVAALLLAAPALLLGAGACAALKPPPRPIRPSTVEEYREILRALASDALEGRGVRTEGNKKAAELLARTFADSGLEPAGAEGGWMQCFDHPVETKVETLELSREGEGVATSKLGTAPFSVSAPFEGELYFVGYGIHAPDEGYSDYEGFDAAGKVLLMLRFEPREKDPESPLNGDRPSRHSELRRKVFEAKGRGAKAVIFVTPPEEGEEPDRKVARLSPTEAQSSAGLPVLHLLPAVADVWLTAAGTDLLSEVKAIDETFKSSPKSLGKVKGQVVLEREQRNLCNVLGRLPGKGALAEETVVIGAHFDHLGYGQSGTMSPGERAIHNGADDNASGAAALPILARRLRASEALAGAESHRSFVFAAFNGEEVGLAGSSHYVEAPVEKLSATNLMLNLDMIGRMKDDTLVVLGTESGTSIDGWTQEAATLAEVKLQTQGDGYGPSDQTPFYANGVPVLHFFTGAHEDYHSPSDDEPKIDYDGAEKVMVTVAGVALKAATAETRIAYRESTSGPTFSGDSRGFGAWLGTIPDYTAMSPGAAGGVKISGVNPSGPAKTAGLKGGDVIVSMGGRGVDNLYDMTFVLRDHKPGDVIEVIVKRGEEELTLAATLGDRSEKKGGGKHGGGHGAAAKEEESEAADDEEEAEEEDHTSHYVRKTKGASGQAVAEIADDAKMDPVTLLYPGEERHLKDVKQLTFEGENAEAYWAPDGKSLVFQARGGKVKCDRIYTYDLEKGKVKQVSSGKGRTTCAYYTFPEGKEIVYASTHEAGKECPPEPDHSQGYVWAIYPGYEIYLQGKRGKPVNLTKSPGYDAEATVCFADGRMVFTSTRDGDLDLYLMDPKHPEQAPTRLTSEPGYDGGAFFSPDCSKLVWRASRPEGDALIDYQILLRKNLVRPSRMEIYVGNADGSEARQITDNGAANFAPYFLPDNRRVLFSSNLGSSGHRNFDIFMIDSEADDPEATLERITHSPVFEAFPMFSPDGKQLVFSSNRNGKNEGDTNLFLATWVD
- a CDS encoding 2-oxo acid dehydrogenase subunit E2, translating into MPNLQLEPKQNLSSFRKIALGTWKTAYDPSVYGSMDLDVTETMEYIEQFRAKTGRKLTVTHLLARTAGAVMEEMPDANSILRWGRLYVRKQVGVFFQVAMEDPETGEIDLSGATVHDPEKMSIVELMDAFDSQVKKVRKGEDEKLESSRNLFRSLPWFLVWPILNLIGFLGYTLNLDLRLLGVPKDAFGSLMITNIGSLGLSEAYVPLVPYSRIPLLLAVGEVKDRAVVVDGEIAIRKIMRISATFDHRVLDGMHASVMARVMRQWMEHPFEHFDPIDDLSAEPAQLEAAEGEGA
- a CDS encoding acyl-CoA dehydrogenase, with the translated sequence MPEFSADVRDLKFVLFEQGGFEKLLETPKYAELDRETAEAMLDEAYKFAREQLAPLNGPADKNGATYDKATSKVTLPEGFKPAYELFSQNGWLSMAHSAEWGGMGMPYSLGLACNDFFFGACLSFCLNALLGVGSAHLIEVFGSDELKKTYLEKMYSGEWAGTMCLTESQAGTDVGALRTKAKRDGDHYLIEGEKIFITFGDHDLTDNIVHAVLARIEGAPEGTKGISLFAVPKYRVNADGSIGEPNDVRCSGIEHKMGIHGSPTCTMVFGENEACHGYLLGEENKGMRAMFQMMNEARISVGLQGASGANAAFRYALDYAKERVQSPDLMKGKDSRPTTIIHHPDVRRMLSWQKAISEGLRALLVRTAIWEDLSHAAEDEAERAKYEGLVALLTPVCKAYASDMGFRSIEMAVQTLGGYGYTSEYPVEQYLRDTKIASIYEGTNGVQALDLVGRKLGLNGGQAVQDLSAIVMGTIGATAENPELAGASKALGGALQDLGGVTMKFAQEGRENPMLPVLNAAPYLDLFGLVVLGWLLLEQASLALPKLEAIAKAKGVDLSDAKARAGLCKDDPEAAYYEGKIQTANFYAARELPLARGKAKAISADDVTPMTMPF
- a CDS encoding DUF502 domain-containing protein, whose protein sequence is MITFFVLRFLVQLVDKLLVLVPKAIRPSELLGFEIPGLGILLALVLLFLTGLAVTHFFGHRLVAAGEALLGRIPFVGSLYRGSKQLAETVLAPDSKSFRKVVLIRWPHRDSRAIAFLTGSRLGEVQEKTESEVVAVFLPTTPNPTSGFILMVPADDVVELEMSVDEAFRMIVSLGVVVPKWPRQVH